The DNA window ACGCTGCTCCAGATTGTGGCGCTGGACGACGTCGTCTGCCTTCTGGCATTCAGTGTGGTGGCGGCCATTGCCAATGGAAATGCATCGGGAGCCTTATCCATCAATGACATTTTAATCCCAATCCTGCTGAATCTGCTCGCAATTTTACTAGGGTTCTTCTGTGGCTACTTCTTAAGCCGTCTGCTGATCCCAGCCAGAAGCAGAGACAACAGGCTGATTCTGGCTATTGCCATGCTGCTCGGACTTTCGGGCATCTGTGCTGCGGCCAACATTTCTCCGCTGTTATCCTGCATGGTGTTCGGCGCGGCGTACATCAATCTGACCAGGGACAAGAAACTGTTCCGTCAGATTAATAACTTCACGCCTCCCGTCATGTCCATCTTCTTTATCGTTTCCGGTATGAATCTGGACGTAACGGCCCTGTCCACGGTGGGAGCCATCGGTGTGGCCTATTTTATCATCCGTATCGTAGGAAAATACCTGGGAACGTATTTCAGCTGTATGGTGATGGGAACCAGCAGGGAAATCCGTAAATACATGGGGCTTGCCCTGATTCCGCAGGCAGGCGTTGCGATTGGTCTGGCATTTCTCGGACAGAGGCTTCTGCCTCCGGATACGGGAAACCTGATGCTGACCATCATCCTTTCGTCCTCCGTACTCTATGAGATGGTTGGCCCGGTCAGCGCCAAGGCGTCCCTGTTCTTATCGGGAAGTATTGCCTTTAAGAAAGAGGAGAGCTGTAAGGAAGAAAAAATGGAGTTTGACGCCTCGGTCGACATCCTGGAAAAGGTGAAAGGCCTTCCGCTGGATATTGACAACTCTGAGGAGGAGCAGGACGCAGCTTCGGAGCATGATACCATGTGTGAAAAAATTGACGGAAAACTGTCAAAAACACCTGTTTCTGAGTGTGAAGAGCAGGAAGAGACCTGTGAATCTGCCGGGGATGATGAGGAAGACACAGAGGAAAATTCCTGTGATTCCGAGAACGGGGAAGACGGAGACTGCGATGACGACCAGGAAGACGGTGGCTGCCAGTCGGAAGAAGACGACTCGGAAGACGGCGATGATGCCGAAGAACACGACGATTTGGCCGATGGTATGCTGGAAGAGCTGAGGGAATATAACAAGGGCGTGGATGAACGGGATGACTATGACATAGAGAAAGAGGTTAAACCGCCGAAGCGCAAAAAGAAGAAAAAGCAGAACAAAAAGAATAAATAAATATGGTTAATTATTTGTCAATATTTACATAAATTGACAGGGATTTTAAAAAATACTGGATGATATCTACAAAAATGCTTGCTTATTTGTTGAGATAGTGTTAAGATTACACTATAAATTCGATAAATGAATACAAAGCAGAGAGTTGGAGAGCGGCGCAAACTAGAATCAGTTCACTTAGGTGAGCTGCTTTAGTCGAACCGCTTTTTTCTTTTCCCGGAAACTGAATTTTCCGGGGAGAAAGATAAGACGTCCGGTCTGCGGCATTTGTCGAAGCAGAGAAAATAAACAGGAGCGCAAGCTGCAGGAGGGTATCATGGTAAAGAATTTTGCCCACAGAGGATTCAGTGGAAATTATCCGGAAAACACAATGCTGGCTTTTGAAAAAGCTGTGCAGACAGAGGGCTGTGACGGAATCGAGATGGACGTCCATCTGACAAAGGACGGCGAGGTCGTGATTATTCACGACGAAAAGCTGGATCGTACCTGTGTAAACGGGACAGGCTATGTAAGAGACTATACATATGAAGAGCTGAAGAAATTTGATATGTCTTTCAGATTTGCAGGCCAGTGCGAACCACAGCATGTTCCCACTCTCCGGGAATATTTTGAGCTGGTAAAAGACACGCCTATTATAACCAACATTGAACTGAAGACAGGAATTTTCGAGTATCCGGGAATTGAGAAGAAGGTTTACGATCTGATTCACGAATTCGGACTGGAGAAGAAGATTATTATTTCATCGTTCAATCATTACAGTATCAGAAGAATGAAGGAAATCTGTCCGGAACTGGTATGCGGGCTTTTGACGGAGACGTGGCTGATTGACGCGGGCCGTTACACGAAGGAGACCGGAGCGGAATGCCTGCATCCGATTTTTTACAACATGACGGAAGAGATCATTGCGGAAGTAAAGAGCCAGGGCATCAGAATCAACACATGGACGGTCAACGAGGAAGAGGATATCAGGACCATGATCGCAAGAGGCGTGGATTCCGTTATCGGCAACTATCCGGACCGCGTGACGAGAGTCAGGAAAGAGATGCAGGACTAAGAGAGACTTGAGGGACAAACCCTTAAGATATAAGGAGGAAGAAAAATGAAAAAAATGAAGAAAGTACTGAGCCTCACATTAGCGGCAGCGCTTTGTGTATCCTTAGCAGGCTGCGGCTCCAAGAAACCGGCGGAGACACAGGCGCCGAAGGCGGAAGGCGGCCAGGAGGCAGCAGCTCCGGCAGACGATTACCATCTGGTATTAAAACTGAGCCATGTATTTGCACCGGAAGAGCAGCTGACAAAGACGATGGATTCCATCGCAGCAAGCATTCTTGAGAAGACAAACGGAGCGATCGAGATCCAGACTTATCCTCAGGGCCAGCTTGCAACTTACAAAGACGGCGTTGAGCAGGTAGTCCGCGGCGCAGATTTCATCTCCGTAGAGGATCCGTCCTACTTAGGCGACTATGTGCCTGATTTCAACATCCTGGCAGGACCGATGTTAGTTAATACCTACGACGAGTATGAATATCTTCTCGGAACACCGGAAGTACAGGATATGTTCAAGAGAGCAGAGGAAAAAGGAAT is part of the [Clostridium] symbiosum genome and encodes:
- a CDS encoding cation:proton antiporter; translation: MQEFLSQLSQETEALLVLSIILFAGFIMTRLTNTLNLPKVSGYILAGILIGPCCLNFIPQHMIDSMGFVSDLALAFIAFGVGKFFKKEVLMKTGKKIIVITISEALTAGVLVTVVLKFVFRLDWDFALILGAIATATAPASTMMTINQYKAKGEFVNTLLQIVALDDVVCLLAFSVVAAIANGNASGALSINDILIPILLNLLAILLGFFCGYFLSRLLIPARSRDNRLILAIAMLLGLSGICAAANISPLLSCMVFGAAYINLTRDKKLFRQINNFTPPVMSIFFIVSGMNLDVTALSTVGAIGVAYFIIRIVGKYLGTYFSCMVMGTSREIRKYMGLALIPQAGVAIGLAFLGQRLLPPDTGNLMLTIILSSSVLYEMVGPVSAKASLFLSGSIAFKKEESCKEEKMEFDASVDILEKVKGLPLDIDNSEEEQDAASEHDTMCEKIDGKLSKTPVSECEEQEETCESAGDDEEDTEENSCDSENGEDGDCDDDQEDGGCQSEEDDSEDGDDAEEHDDLADGMLEELREYNKGVDERDDYDIEKEVKPPKRKKKKKQNKKNK
- a CDS encoding glycerophosphodiester phosphodiesterase; the protein is MVKNFAHRGFSGNYPENTMLAFEKAVQTEGCDGIEMDVHLTKDGEVVIIHDEKLDRTCVNGTGYVRDYTYEELKKFDMSFRFAGQCEPQHVPTLREYFELVKDTPIITNIELKTGIFEYPGIEKKVYDLIHEFGLEKKIIISSFNHYSIRRMKEICPELVCGLLTETWLIDAGRYTKETGAECLHPIFYNMTEEIIAEVKSQGIRINTWTVNEEEDIRTMIARGVDSVIGNYPDRVTRVRKEMQD